The Tolypothrix sp. PCC 7712 region CTTCCGTGCAACAAAATGTAGTGGAATGTTTGCAATTGTTACTCACCAAAGAAGAAGAATCTATCATTCGTGACGCAGCTTTTACAAGTTTGCAAACCTTAGATAACTCCGAAACGCCATCTGGCAAAACACCCCTGTTGATCCCTGTATCTGCAAAAGTTAACAGTCAATTGAAAGTTGAGTAGGGGTTGGAGATTTAAATATTTGCTGAAAGCGTTCCTGCAGGGTAGGGAGGTTTCCTCCGTTGAGTGAACTGGCGTGCAAAAGTCCAAAAAACCTGAATTTTTGACCCTTAAACACCACTTGCTCTACTTGGGCAAACCCCAGACGCTCTTACCTCTCGCAGAGCAGGCTTGACGCTGCGCTATCGCTTTTAGCGTCTCCCCTTGACTGTTGACTCTTCAACCAGAAGATGAGTTTACCAGTTGCGTAAGTCCTGGTGAAGAACGTTGGCGATCGCTGATTTTAGATTTTGGATGAATTTCTTCCCTTTAAGTCATTACCAATTACCCATCCTCAAATTAAATGATGGCAATTTTTGTATTCTTGGTTAAAATATCCTGGAGTCATTTTAATGACAGTCTACTGACTTGATAGCCAGATATGAGATTCAGAAAATCCAAGATTTTCTGGCTGATATCAAAATACAGTATCAATTTACTAGTATTTCTTTTCACCTTTGATTTATCAGTAAGTAGTATGCCAAACAATTCAATATATAGGAGAGCGTAAAACTCATGTTAGGTCAAACTGGATTTGATGCTGGTAGCAACCCTTCATCCAATAGCCGAGTATTTCGTTACGAAGTAGTAGGTTTGCGCCAAACCTCCGAAAGCGACAACAATCAATACGACATTCGGCATAGTGGCAGCGTATTTATCAATGTCCCCTACAATCGCATGAATCAAGAAATGAAACGGATTAGCCGTCTAGGTGGTAAGATTGTCAACATTGAGCCTTTAAATGTAGCGATCGCTCAACCTAGTGCAGTACCTCACCGAGGTGGTGGTAGACGCTAAGAATTGCAAAGAAATGTTACACCAGTTTTTCTCATAATTTTCTGATTGCAGGCTGATTGTGGTAGGTTTGAAAACCATTAATTTCCCTATATTCCCGGTAGTCTGGCACTTGCTAATATCAATTGTTTGACTCTCTAAACCCCTTGCACAGGGCGTTTCAGCATTACTGAACAAATGAATTAAGTTATGTAATGTTTATCAAACCAAATCGAATAATTCTCCCTCTTCTCCTTTATTATTATGATAACTTTGTAAGATTTCATTAAGGAAAGGGAGATTTTGTATTCGTGGCAATTCCTCTTTTAGAATATACCCCTATTTCTCAAAACCAGCGGGTAGCAAGTCTTGAAGTTCCTGGAGATGAGCAACCAAGGACTTTCTCTACTGACAACATACTTTCCGCAACAGATTTAGATGTTCTGATTGAAGCAGCTTATCGTCAGATTTTCTTTCATGCATTTGCTTCCGATCGCGAGCGTTTCCTAGAGTCCCAACTCCGTAACGGTCAGATCACAGTGCGTGACTTCATTCGCGGCTTGTTGCTCTCTAATACTTACAAACGTAGTTTCTACGATCTGAACAGCAACTATCGTTTCGTTGAACAGACAGTACAGCGCGTTCTTGGCCGCGATGTATACAACGAGCGCGAAAAGATTGCTTGGTCAATTGTGGTAGCGACAAAGGGTATTAAAGGCTTTGTTGACGATCTACTAAATTCTGATGAGTACCTCCAAGCTTTTGGCTACGACACCGTACCTTACCAACGTCGTCGGGTACTACCTGGTCGTGTAGCAGGCGAAACACCTTTTAACATCAAGTCTCCTCGCTACGATTCATACCATCGTGCGAAGTTGGGCTTCCCCCAAATCATTTGGCAAACTACCGTTCGTGGCTTTACCCCCCAAGAGAAGAAGCCTACAGCTGGTAACCCTGCTCTCTTCCTTGATATGGCGAAAAGCATCAACGCTAGAGGTAATGCACCTCAGCAGCTCTCAGTACAGAACATTGATATTGAGAAAGCGGTTCCCTATCGCCGTAAATAAGTTGAAATAACAACTTAACCAAAGCGTATGTTGTATTTATATAAAAATACAGCTGTCGTATTTTATATAAATATGACATACGCTATTTTAAGTTTAATTCAGATAAACTATAGCAATTCATGCATTAGTTGCGAAATATAAGTTCGTGTAGGGAATAAGCAATAGTGACAATAGCCAATAATTTTGCCACTCATTCTCAAATCATGAACAACTAAATTTTATATATCTGCTGGAATTGAGAATTTTGAAATTACCTCAAGCACATTCATCATTCTCTTCACTAAATCCTAACTCTAGGAGAGCTTTGCGGATTTTAGCTTTAGAAGGACGGACTTTAGGAACCGCTAACCGCAACTCTCTAGCAGTCTCAAATAAATCTCGCATTAAGATATCTAGGGAAGTATCATCTGCATCTTCCGGTAGCTTCTCAATTCTCGCCTCGTATGCAAGTGTATAAAGCTCC contains the following coding sequences:
- a CDS encoding phycobilisome linker polypeptide translates to MLGQTGFDAGSNPSSNSRVFRYEVVGLRQTSESDNNQYDIRHSGSVFINVPYNRMNQEMKRISRLGGKIVNIEPLNVAIAQPSAVPHRGGGRR
- a CDS encoding phycobilisome rod-core linker polypeptide — encoded protein: MAIPLLEYTPISQNQRVASLEVPGDEQPRTFSTDNILSATDLDVLIEAAYRQIFFHAFASDRERFLESQLRNGQITVRDFIRGLLLSNTYKRSFYDLNSNYRFVEQTVQRVLGRDVYNEREKIAWSIVVATKGIKGFVDDLLNSDEYLQAFGYDTVPYQRRRVLPGRVAGETPFNIKSPRYDSYHRAKLGFPQIIWQTTVRGFTPQEKKPTAGNPALFLDMAKSINARGNAPQQLSVQNIDIEKAVPYRRK